The DNA region ACGCCAGTCGATGTCATCCAGAGTGAGCGAAACCACTTCGCATGTTCTAAACCCGTAGGTGGCAATAAGAAAAAGCATTGTGTAATCACGTAAACCATGAGGGTTCGTCGTATCGATGTAAGAGAGAAGCTGTTTTACGGTCTCCCGGGAGAGATGGCGAGGCAGCCGCTCCAGACGATAAATCTTTGGAGTGTCAATCATCGTATGCAACGGCTGGCGCAGAATGGATATCTCATGTTGAAAACGCAAGAAGGCCCTCAGATACCCGATTACATGCTGGAGAGAATAACGGTTCAGTCTTTTTGAGCAAATCTGGATGAAATCTTCTATCGCTTTGATGGTGAGTGTTGCCAGAGCCTCGGGATTTTCATGGTAGCCAATATACGCCAGGAATTCCTGCAGATACCTCTTATGAGATCGGATGGTGGAAGGTTGCAGGCCGCGCACCTTGTGCAAATGATCCGAGAAAAGATCGAGTTCAATATCTATGGATGTCTTCGGTTGGCTTGGGGTGGATTCCAGACGGTCATTTTCTCTGAGAAAGTACTCTATCTGCCGAATGGTTCCGGCAGTTTCCGGCCGAAGGTGACGATAGTGCTCCCAGGCCGCATCAAAGGAGTCCTGACTCAGATCTTCCAGCCTTTGAGCGCCAGCCTGTTGAAAATAGACGTCAATCACCTTCGCATCCTTGAGCTTATTGCGTAAAGTCCCAACGGTGAAGCCACGATTGTGAGACCATGTGGTAAACTCATCGAGGATGGAGCCAAAAAGTGGAAGGGAAAAATACTTCTGATGGGATCTTGGACGAAGTGATGCAATCATTTTAACCTCCTTTCAAAATGAGAAAATATTAAGGAGGTCCTATATCATTAATGTGCAGTCGGCTAAGTCTTCACCCCTTTGTTTGCTTAGTTTTGTAGATGGTTCTCAACATAAATGAACACTCAACATAAGTCGCAAACAACCAGGTCCGGCTTGAGATATTTGTTCAGCTCTTGTTTCAGCCGTCCCGCGGATTTGGCAGCGGTCAGATTGTTAATTGCCTCAACGGCTGTGGAAAACAGAACCGAGTATCCTTTAAGGCACGCCTCATATCCGAGTGCAGTAGCGAGGTGTGTTTTCCCAAGTCCCACCCCGCTAATGAAAATCACATTGCTTTTGTCTTCGATCCATTTGAGTCTGAACAGGTTTTGCACCTGCGGCTGGTTGATTTTTTTAGGCCAGCTCCAGTTAAACTGCTCCAGGGTTTTTATTTGGGGGAAACGGGCCTGGTATATTCGGCGCTCTATGGCACGATCACGGCGCTGATGGGCTTGTGCCTGGATCAGTTCGGTCAGATAATGGACGTGATTCCATTGTTTTTCCGCCGCCTGCTTTGCCATTGATTCATAATTTTCACGGATAAAATGCAGTTTCAGATAGCTGAGATTTTGGTCAAGTTCCGGGGGTGGTGGGTTTGTTCTGGTCATGTCGTGCCTCCTTCGTGATTTTTTAAGGCCTTGCTGTAAACTTCCATATCCGGCTGAGCGATCTCAAGTTCCAGGAGATCCTGCCTGCGCGTAATGATCAATGCGCCGGGCTCGGGCAGTTTTCTGGCCCTCTGTTCCAAGAGGTTGGCGATGTACTCGGATGAAAATGCCTGAAGAACGAATGCATCCTCAATAGCCCTTGCGACGGGATCAACACCGTAGATTTCACTTAAAGCGACGATCTTTATTATGTGATGATGCGGACTCAAGCGGCGTTGTTCAAGTTGCTGGTAATATTTCTCGGCCTTTGGAGAAAGCATCAGAAAGCGCATGAAGATTTTTTGATCCCTGGCTTTTTTACGCTGGGCGATCAGCTCTTTGGGATGATCCGGGTTTTCAATATCCTGACGGCGATCATAGCTGCGGGCATGACGGGCGATCAGTTTTTCTTGATGATAGATGCAGAGACGGTCGGGGTAGGT from Syntrophales bacterium includes:
- a CDS encoding ATP-binding protein, translating into MTRTNPPPPELDQNLSYLKLHFIRENYESMAKQAAEKQWNHVHYLTELIQAQAHQRRDRAIERRIYQARFPQIKTLEQFNWSWPKKINQPQVQNLFRLKWIEDKSNVIFISGVGLGKTHLATALGYEACLKGYSVLFSTAVEAINNLTAAKSAGRLKQELNKYLKPDLVVCDLC